In one Poecilia reticulata strain Guanapo linkage group LG8, Guppy_female_1.0+MT, whole genome shotgun sequence genomic region, the following are encoded:
- the rprml gene encoding reprimo-like protein codes for MNXSFFNMTQGVLFNGSQTLAGALDTYSSNSSETVMTDDGGGSLVLLQDERKLFVMRVVQIAVLCVLSLTVMFGIFFLGCNLMIKSESMINFLVKDRRPSKDVETVMIGLG; via the coding sequence ATGAATGYTTCTTTTTTCAACATGACCCAGGGCGTGCTGTTTAATGGGAGCCAGACCCTTGCCGGGGCTCTGGACACTTATTCAAGTAACAGCTCAGAGACCGTGATGACCGATGACGGCGGAGGCTCGCTGGTGCTGCTGCAGGATGAGCGCAAACTCTTTGTCATGCGTGTGGTCCAGATCGCGGTGCTGTGCGTCCTCTCGCTCACCGTGATGTTTGGCATTTTTTTCCTCGGATGCAACCTGATGATCAAGTCAGAAAGCATGATTAACTTCCTGGTAAAGGACCGGAGACCTTCCAAAGACGTGGAAACTGTCATGATTGGGCTCGGCTAG